The Callospermophilus lateralis isolate mCalLat2 chromosome 15, mCalLat2.hap1, whole genome shotgun sequence genome window below encodes:
- the Calhm3 gene encoding calcium homeostasis modulator protein 3, producing the protein MDRFRLFFQHFQNSSESVMNGICLLLAAVTIKLYSSFDFNCPCLARYNTLYGLGLLLTPPLALFLCGLLVNRQSVVMVEEWCRPEGHRRKDSGIIWYMCSSVLQRALAAPIVWILLALLDGKCFVCAFSNSVDPEKFLDFANMTPSQVQLFLAKVPCKEDELVRDNPARKAVSRYLRCLSQAIGWSITLLLIVAAFLARCLRPCFDQTVLLQRRYWSNYVDLEQKLFDETCCEHARDFAHRCVLHFFASMQSELRARGLRRDLGEETPEPLDDLDGGSGKAHLRAVCSQEQVDHLLSTWYSSKPPLDLAASPGFWGAGLSHRAPMVAPGTRLSQHTDV; encoded by the exons ATGGACAGGTTCCGCTTGTTTTTCCAACACTTCCAGAACAGCTCCGAGTCTGTGATGAACGGCATCTGCCTGCTGCTGGCCGCGGTCACCATCAAGCTGTACTCCTCCTTCGACTTCAACTGCCCCTGCTTGGCGCGCTACAACACCCTCTACGGCCTGGGCCTGCTGCTCACGCCCCCGCTCGccctcttcctctgtggtctcctgGTCAACCGGCAGTCTGTGGTGATGGTGGAGGAGTGGTGCCGGCCTGAGGGGCACCGGAGGAAGGACTCGGGCATCATCTG GTACATGTGCTCCTCTGTGCTGCAGAGAGCGCTGGCTGCCCCCATAGTCTGGATCCTGCTGGCCCTCCTTGATGGAAAGTGCTTTGTGTGTGCCTTCAGCAATTCTGTGGACCCTGAGAAGTTTCTGGACTTTGCCAACATGACCCCCAGCCAAGTGCAGCTCTTCCTGGCCAAGGTGCCCTGCAAGGAAGATGAGCTGGTCAGGGACAACCCTGCTCGAAAGGCCGTCTCTCGATACCTGCGGTGCCTGTCACAG GCCATCGGCTGGAGTATCACCCTGTTGCTGATTGTGGCGGCCTTCCTGGCTCGTTGCCTGAGGCCCTGCTTCGACCAGACAGTCTTGCTGCAGCGCAGATACTGGAGCAACTATGTGGACCTGGAACAGAAGCTCTTTGATGAGACGTGCTGTGAGCATGCCCGGGACTTCGCGCACCGCTGCGTGCTGCACTTCTTCGCCAGCATGCAGAGCGAGCTGCGGGCAAGGGGACTGCGCCGGGATCTCGGGGAGGAGACCCCTGAACCCCTAGACGACCTGGATGGCGGAAGTGGGAAGGCCCACCTGCGTGCAGTCTGCAGCCAAGAGCAGGTGGACCACCTCCTAAGTACCTGGTACTCCAGCAAACCTCCACTTGACCTTGCGGCATCCCCGGGGTTCTGGGGGGCTGGCCTTAGCCACCGTGCACCCATGGTGGCTCCAGGCACAAGGCTGTCCCAGCACACTGATGTGTAG